The stretch of DNA ATTTTTGGTTTTGATACAGAATATACAGATTCATCTTTAGTTTATAATCAAGATTTTAATACAACAGCTAGTGGAAAAACTTATACTAAAGGTTCAATTTATGATTATGATGTAACATATTCAGCAATTGCTCCATATATAAATAACAAATGGGAAATAACTGATAAGTTAGATTTTGTTGTAGGTGCTAGATATGATTATAATAAATTTGATTATACTAATAATCTTTCAACAGGAAATGATTCATCTGGGGTATATTATAGACCAGGTGATAAAAAAGATAGTTTTACACACTTTAGTCCAAAAGCTTCATTAACTTATAAATTAGATGAATCAACAACTTTATATACAAGATATGCAAATGGATTTACAATTCCTTCTGCAACTAGATTATATTCTATGAAAGCAGGATTTAAAGAAGTTGAATTAAATCCTGAAACTACAAATACTTATGAAGTAGGAGTAAAAAAAGAGTACGAAAAAGCTTATATTGAATCTAATGTATATTTTATGAATATCAAAGACACAATCGCTAGTAAAAAAGATTCTTTTGGGGATAGTTATTACTTAAATGCTGGAAAATCAGAACACAAAGGAGTTGAATTAACTCTATTTTCAAACTTAACGGATGATATTTCTTCAAAAGTTGCATATAGTTATAGTAAACATAATTTTGTAAATGATGATACTTTTAATGACAATGAAATGGCAGAAGCTCCAAATCATACTGGGAATTTTAGATTATTTTACAATCCATATTTTATGAAAAAATTAACATTAATGGGTGAAATCCAATATGTTGGAGATTATTATATGAATGATGAAAATACAAAAAAATATACAGGTTATGAAATAGGAAATTTTAAAGCAACATATAACATTTCAAAAAATTTATCTTTCTTTGGGAAAATTACAAATATTGCAGATAAAGAATACGCAATAAGCGCTTCTAGCGGTTGGTCTGATAGTTATACTCCTGGAAGTCCAAGAGCATATTATTCAGGTCTTAATTATAAATTTTAGTAGAAAATAATGACAAATAGAAAACTACATAAAATTTCAGGTTTAACAGCAGGAGTTATTATTTTGATTCTTTCAATTACGGGTTTATTTTTAAACCATGATAATTGGAAGTTTTTACATAATATAACTTTACAAAATGTTCCTTTGGAGTTATATAAGTCAAATAATAAGAATTTTACTTCTTATTTGATAAATCAAAATGATGAAAATCATATAATTACAGGAGGAACAAGGGGAGTTTATGAAAGTTTTGATCAAGGAAAAACTTTTGTAGAAACTCTTGATGAAGTTGTTTATTCTATAAAAAATGATGATACTTTTTTGTATGTTGCAACGGGCAATGGACTTTACAAAAAAGAGTTTAAAAGTACGATTTGGAATAAATATTTATTAGATGGAAAAATTATTACATCTTTAAACATATACAAAGATAGATTATTAGCTGTCGAAGATAAAACAAAAGTAATTTTAGTTGATTTAAACAATGATTCAATTTTAGTAAATAGTGGAATAAATATTCCTAAAGAGTTATTAAATAGTGATATTACACTTTCAAGATTTGTAAGGGATTTACACTATGGAAGAGGTCTTTTTGATGGAGATATTTCACTTTTTATAAATGATTTTGCAACTATTGTTTTGATTATTTTAGGATTTAGTGGTTTTATTTTGTGGTGGTTAATTGCAAATATCAAAAAGAGTCATAAATATAAAAACAGTATTAAATATTTTGTGAAAATACATTCAAATATTTTTTCTATTTTAGCAATTATTCCTATAATTATTTTATTAATTACTGGAATATTTCTTGACCATGGAAAAGATTTAAATAAATTTATGAAAGAAACAATCATTTCAAAGGATTATTTACCTCCTGTTTATAGAACATTAAAAAGTGATATTTGGGGAGCTGATTTTGATGGCAAAAATTTTTATCTTGGAAATAGATATGGAGTTTTTAAAAGTGCTGATTTAACAAATTTTGAGTTAGTTTCAGAAGGTTTTGCCTATAAAATGATAAGAAAAAATGAAATCTTATATGTTAGTGGTATGGGTTCATCAAATAGAACTTTAATAAATAATACATGGAATATTTTAGAAAATTCTCCACATATGTTTACGGATATTTATTTTGAAAATACAAATATAAAATATCTTTCATCTCATAATAAAAATTTAATTTTGCCAATATTTGATAATATAACTTTATACACTTTTTTATATTCACTACATGACGGAAGTTTTTTTGCGCCTTGGTGGGTTTGGGTAAATGATTTTGCTTCGGTATTATTATTGATACTTTTAATAACAGGTTTGATAAGATGGTATTTAAGAAGCAATTTAAGAAAAAGGATTAAATAAATGAATATAGAGTTTTTAAAAAATCTTGTAGATTATGGAGTAATCGCTCTTTTAGTATTTATGAGTTTTATTGCATTTTGGTTTTTTATAGAAAGAATAATTTTTTATAAGAATTTAGATGTTACAAGTTTTAAAAATAAAAAATCTTTGGATATTGCTTTAACAAAACATTTAACAATTATTGGAACTATTGCTTCAAACTCTCCATATATTGGATTATTAGGAACGGTAATAGCTATTATGCTGAC from Arcobacter suis CECT 7833 encodes:
- a CDS encoding TonB-dependent receptor is translated as MKNKIILCITLCTSLLAQDSIVELNQISVTETKQEEQNLTLANSISKKDKNEIDLDQVIYQKDLLNSLSGVRIEQTSSGIGHTTAIRMPNGTSGYYLFMQDGIAVQSSGFFNHNGLAYTSYETADNVEVLKGAGSALYGSDAVAATINVNSLEKPSKTLEREIKSNVGSFGHYSVKTEVSDTIDENSAYRANASYTSEEGYREHTSYDRIETNLRHDYKYNDENILKTIFNFSKTDAEQADGFSDYSYITTASKESSDKASYYTALRNTDIRRQFDFARLSVDWANYSNDNLEVVLTPYIRYNENRYVATWEKNLPSNDNKIYTLGLLQRNTLDTSYGEVIFGFDTEYTDSSLVYNQDFNTTASGKTYTKGSIYDYDVTYSAIAPYINNKWEITDKLDFVVGARYDYNKFDYTNNLSTGNDSSGVYYRPGDKKDSFTHFSPKASLTYKLDESTTLYTRYANGFTIPSATRLYSMKAGFKEVELNPETTNTYEVGVKKEYEKAYIESNVYFMNIKDTIASKKDSFGDSYYLNAGKSEHKGVELTLFSNLTDDISSKVAYSYSKHNFVNDDTFNDNEMAEAPNHTGNFRLFYNPYFMKKLTLMGEIQYVGDYYMNDENTKKYTGYEIGNFKATYNISKNLSFFGKITNIADKEYAISASSGWSDSYTPGSPRAYYSGLNYKF
- the exbB gene encoding TonB-system energizer ExbB, producing the protein MNIEFLKNLVDYGVIALLVFMSFIAFWFFIERIIFYKNLDVTSFKNKKSLDIALTKHLTIIGTIASNSPYIGLLGTVIAIMLTFMTMSNGDIDAAKIMSSLALALKATAVGLVVAIASQIFYNILGRYAEVLESKYETEEV
- a CDS encoding PepSY domain-containing protein, which codes for MTNRKLHKISGLTAGVIILILSITGLFLNHDNWKFLHNITLQNVPLELYKSNNKNFTSYLINQNDENHIITGGTRGVYESFDQGKTFVETLDEVVYSIKNDDTFLYVATGNGLYKKEFKSTIWNKYLLDGKIITSLNIYKDRLLAVEDKTKVILVDLNNDSILVNSGINIPKELLNSDITLSRFVRDLHYGRGLFDGDISLFINDFATIVLIILGFSGFILWWLIANIKKSHKYKNSIKYFVKIHSNIFSILAIIPIIILLITGIFLDHGKDLNKFMKETIISKDYLPPVYRTLKSDIWGADFDGKNFYLGNRYGVFKSADLTNFELVSEGFAYKMIRKNEILYVSGMGSSNRTLINNTWNILENSPHMFTDIYFENTNIKYLSSHNKNLILPIFDNITLYTFLYSLHDGSFFAPWWVWVNDFASVLLLILLITGLIRWYLRSNLRKRIK